The sequence below is a genomic window from Ipomoea triloba cultivar NCNSP0323 chromosome 2, ASM357664v1.
ACACAAGTAACTTTACCAATTCCACCAGTTAATCCTCCCTTGCCAGAGACTTTGTCGACGGATCAAGAGCTTCCGATTGCCCTACATAAAGGTAAACGTCGTTGTGTTCATCCCATTTCGTCCTTTGTGTCATATactggtttgtcttcctcttcaCGTGCGTTTGTGTCTCAGTTAGAGTCAGTTTTAGTTCCAAAGTCAATGAACCAAGCTATGTGCCATGATGGCTGGAGGCAAGGAATGAGCGAGGAGATGGTTGCCCCAGAAGACAACCGAACGTGGGATTTGGTTGATCTCCCGCCTGGTAAAGTGGCTATTGGGTGCAAGTGGGTTTATGTTGTTAAGATGAACCCTGATGGCTCTGTTGCCAGGCTCAAAGCACGCTTGGTGGCTAAGGGATATGCTCAGACATATGGTATAGATTATACCGAAACCTTTTCCTCGGTGGCAAAGTTAACTTCTGTACGCATATTTATGTCTTTGGCTGCTGTTAATCACTGGCCTTTGTACCAGTTAGATGTGAAAAATGCGTTTTTGCATGGTGATCTGCTTGAGGAGGTTTACATGGAGCAACCGCCCGTGTTTATTGCTTAGGGGGAGTCTGGGAAGGTGTGCAAACTAAAGAAGTCTCTATACGGTTTGAGACAGTCCCCACGTGCATGGTTTGGGAGATTTAGTAGTGCTGTTATGGAGTTTGGGATGCGAAGGAGTGCGTGTGATCATACTGTCTTTTATAAACATACTAACCATGGGTGTGTTTTGTTGATagtatatgtggatgacattgtaATCACAGGTAACGATGCAAGTGGAATTGATAGTCTGAAGTCATTCCTTGGGGCTGAGTTTCATACTAAAGATCTGGGAGTACTGAAGTATTCTTTGGGTATTGAAGTTGCTCGCTCTAAGAAAGGCATATTTCTCTCACAAAGGAAATATGTGTTGGACCTTCTTGATGATACGGGGTTACTTGGGTCTATACCATGTGATACGCCAATGGAACAAGGTGTCAAGCTTGTAGCAGGTGAGGGGGAGGTGTTTGAAGATCTTGAAAGGTATAGGAGGTCAGTGGGGAAGTTAAACTACCTCACGATTACTCGTCCGGATATTGCGTTTCCAGTAAGCATGGTAAGTCAGTTTATGAGTTCGCCTACACGGACTCATTGGGACGCAGCTGTTCGCATTGTGAAGTATTTGAAAGGTGCACCTAGGAAAGGGATCCTCTATGCTGATGATGGACACACAGGTGTTGAGGTTTTttctgatgcagattgggctgggTCGCCTGATGACAGGAGGTCTACGACAAGAT
It includes:
- the LOC116010903 gene encoding uncharacterized protein LOC116010903, translated to MEFGMRRSACDHTVFYKHTNHGCVLLIVYVDDIVITGNDASGIDSLKSFLGAEFHTKDLGVLKYSLGIEVARSKKGIFLSQRKYVLDLLDDTGLLGSIPCDTPMEQGVKLVAGEGEVFEDLERYRRSVGKLNYLTITRPDIAFPVSMVSQFMSSPTRTHWDAAVRIVKYLKGAPRKGILYADDGHTGVEVFSDADWAGSPDDRRSTTRYCVFVGGNLVSWKSKKQSVVARSSAESEYRAMAPCD